A genome region from Panicum virgatum strain AP13 chromosome 4K, P.virgatum_v5, whole genome shotgun sequence includes the following:
- the LOC120704717 gene encoding peroxidase P7-like gives MSPSRIASWLVPLILAVLLACTAANGDNHHLSVSYYDKTCPRAQHIVQAVMASRVAADQAMAPAVLRLFFHDCFVNGCDASVLLDDAAPFFESEKHAEPNDSLGGFDVIDEIKSHLEHSCPATVSCADILALASRDAVALLGGPTWNVQLGRKDSRGANKHAAEEEDLPSPTANLTELIAKFAEFGLDATDLVALSGAHTVGSARCHHYRERVYGYDGQGGADIDPSFAELRRQTCQAGDDARAPFDEQTPMRFDNAYYKDLVARRGLLTSDQELYGCGGPLDHLVQRYSEDGEAFARDFAKAMVKMGKIPTPPGMPVEVRLTCRKVNY, from the exons ATGTCGCCGTCGAGGATCGCTTCTTGGCTTGTCCCGCTgatcctcgctgtcctcctcgcgTGCACCGCCGCCAACGGTGACAACCACCACCTCTCCGTCAGTTACTACGACAAGACCTGCCCCAGAGCGCAGCACATCGTGCAGGCCGTGATGGCGTCCAGGGTCGCCGCCGACCAGGCGATGGCCCCCGCCGTGCTCCGCCTCTtcttccacgactgcttcgtcAAC GGATGCGACGCCTCGGTCCTCCTGGACGACGCCGCTCCCTTCTTCGAGAGCGAGAAGCACGCCGAGCCCAACGACTCGCTCGGCGGCTTCGACGTGATCGACGAGATCAAGTCCCACCTCGAGCACTCCTGCCCGGCCACCGTCTCCTGCGCCGACATCCTCGCCCTGGCCTCCCGGGACGCCGTCGCCCTGCTCGGCGGCCCGACGTGGAACGTGCAGCTCGGCCGCAAGGACTCGCGCGGCGCCAACAAGCAtgccgccgaggaggaggacctCCCCAGCCCGACCGCCAACCTCACCGAGCTCATCGCCAAGTTCGCCGAGTTCGGCCTCGACGCGACGGACCTGGTCGCGCTCTCCGGCGCGCACACCGTCGGCTCGGCGCGGTGCCACCACTACAGGGAGCGCGTCTACGGATACGACGGCCAGGGCGGCGCCGACATCGACCCCTCGTTCGCGGAGCTGCGCCGGCAGACCTGCCAGGCCGGCGACGATGCCAGGGCGCCGTTCGACGAGCAGACGCCGATGAGGTTCGACAACGCCTACTACAAGGACCtggtggcgcggcgcggcctccTCACCTCCGACCAGGAGCTCTACGGCTGCGGTGGCCCGCTGGACCATCTGGTGCAGAGGTACAGTGAGGACGGCGAGGCGTTTGCGAGGGACTTCGCCAAGGCGATGGTGAAGATGGGCAAAATTCCAACGCCCCCAGGGATGCCGGTGGAGGTGAGACTCACCTGCCGTAAAGTAAACTATTGA